From the genome of Phlebotomus papatasi isolate M1 chromosome 2, Ppap_2.1, whole genome shotgun sequence:
CGACTAATACAGCAGTATTAGTACTTATTTTTAAGTGATTATAATATGAGACTTTAATTCCAGCCGGGTAATTTCTGTCCCAAAGGTAGAAAATGTCCCAAATCTATAAACTTCCGGTATATTTTCGTTGAGTTTGTGTAGAAACGCGTGGCGATAAGAAGGcgtattgaagaaaattaagaaaaaaaaagaaagttcaaGGAAATAAGTAAGAAAAACACTGATTGTTGGTGtttcaaagtaaatttttaCTCGCCCTAATTAAAATGTTCTTTTAAGGAAAAGGAAGAAGCCAAGCATGATGGAACATTCAGGTGCTTCTAAAACGAGCGTCGAACGCAGAATTTACGGAAATAACCCAGATGTAACGTTTGTATTTCCAAACAGCGGTGGGGCGCTATTGCTTGCCGAAAAGAAAAAACTCATGAATTTAAGCGAAGTGTTTGAAAAACAGTTTCTTAGTAAGCTTAATggggaaaatgaaagaataGTGATCACGGATATATCATTTGAGATATTTGAGATCGTAATAGATTActtctataggggaaactggggcaccaccaaacaggggtaccaccaaacactgcgattttttaaataagtataagatttcagagaatgagacttacatgaaatcatagatactatagggatgcttgtccagaaaaagaatgatccacagagttcaagtagtttagaaataagaatcttttttcgcaaaattgcgagattttgataattttagtcaattatatatctacctggaaaataaaactgaaataagttacatcaaatttcactgcaccagtactttcctacatgttttgggataatatttatgtgtctactaatgaaattaatgttcacatttttttaaaagaatataaaatccatcacaaaacagagtttggggcaccaacaaacaagcaaatttctcacaattgcagatgtcgcgagcgtagcatgaatggcaaaatttttcctcttatctttctcactcttcatctccctctctGTTCGATTTCTGACATGCATATCCCTTTCATGGGATTTTCAATTAAGACTcaagagaaatatagtttcgagaacccaattttgcattaaatgattcttaatgattcttaaatgattttaatcaaagattgacgaatgatttctcgattttattacaaataatcagaagagcgcgcaaaatttgaactttaggtatagtgtttgccacgattttagtggcgctgctttccattcagaagtcgaatgttgtcaaaatgatgaaaaatccattgaaaaatatgttcggtgtgcagtgctttagttttttgctattttggtcactcattctaaattttgcagtgcttttttgagaattatttacattttcaatacattctttataattaagagttgttgtgaatgcccaaaataacttcaatagGTGAGAAAAAgcggtgttttttggtgccccagaaagtgtttggtggtaccccgggtggttggaaaaaagcgaaaaatgcatgatgacacaattttcctttttacggaaaattgaattgttttacatcagccttgtatacattaataagCAGGCTATACCCAAggctataacatggggtaagcaacatttttctaaaactcacagttttcttaggaaattcagtcaaaatcgcatctttcaaaagtgtttggtggtaccccagtttcccctaatgaaattaatgttcacatttttttaaaagaatataaaatccatcacaaaacagagtttggggcaccaacaaacaagcaaatttctcacaattgcagatgtcgcgagcgtagcatgaatggcaaaatttttcctcttatctttctcactcttcatctccctctctGTTCGATTTCTGACATGCATATCCCTTTCATGGGATTTTCAATTAAGACTcaagagaaatatagtttcgagaacccaattttgcattaaatgattcttaatgattcttaaatgattttaatcaaagattgacgaatgatttctcgattttattacaaataatcagaagagcgcgcaaaatttgaactttaggtatagtgtttgccacgattttagtggcgctgctttccattcagaagtcgaatgttgtcaaaatgatgaaaaatccattgaaaaatatgttcggtgtgcagtgctttagttttttgctattttggtcactcattctaaattttgcagtgcttttttgagaattatttacattttcaatacattctttataattaagagttgttgtgaatgcccaaaataacttcaatagGTGAGAAAAAgcggtgttttttggtgccccagaaagtgtttggtggtaccccgggtggttggaaaaaagcgaaaaatgcatgatgacacaattttcctttttacggaaaattgaattgttttacatcagccttgtatacattaataagCAGGCTATACCCAAggctataacatggggtaagcaacatttttctaaaactcacagttttcttaggaaattcagtcaaaatcgcatctttcaaaagtgtttggtggtaccccagtttcccctaatggtGGTCTCGATATATTCGAGGACAATTACATAGAAATCATTTACGTTGCAAAGAAGTACTTCTTTTATGGGCTGCACAATGCAGTTTTGACGTTTCTACTGCATTTCATCGATACGACAAACCTGACTGATCATTTTGAGTTTGTTGAGAAATTTGAACTAAAATGCGTCATGGATCATATTACCATACTGTGTGTAGAAAATCCACTGACAGTTATTCCCCGTTTAAGTTGCACAGAAGATCACATGCGCATCCTGAAAATTATCCTCGAGTCCCCGTGTCTACCTTGCAGAGAATATGCTCTGTATGATGCAATAATCAAGATGATGTTACTTCAGGTGAAAGATGTAGAAGGAAAAATGCTTTGTGAAATTATGAGGAAGAAGCTTGGACCATTGATATACTTGATCAGATTTCCCACTATGTCAGTTGATGAATTGATTTGGTGCGCAAAACCACCTTCACTGTTGAAGGATAAGGAGATTGTAGATTTACTTCTATGGTACGAGGAAGGAATTTACTCGGAATCTCTACTTTTCTTTTCAAGAACACCAAGATCCGgtgttaaaattaattgaactgAATCAACTGAATCAAATTCGAAAGTTTTTGAGCGAGACCATCACTGCTCAATGATTGTAAGCAAAAGAAGATTGCTAAcgaaaaacaagaaataaaacACTCGTAAGTTACAATCAAGATTTATTTTGCGACTTCTGGAGAAAACATATTGATAGCACGAGGAAGAAGGGTTATTTTGATGGGTTTCACATCGTATTCTTCATTGTCAATGGCATAGTACTTGTCCTTGGGAGGATTATCTTCATTTCCTGGAAGGATTTGAACAGTTCTTGCTTCAATAGGTTCCTTCCCAGCCGTACTGTCCACTTCAATTCCCCGCAATCTCTTCCAGCTCTTCAGAATATAACTAAAAGCAGAATCCTCTAACTCTGCGAGTTTCATCCGTAGACTCTCTGGAGCTGTCTGGATAATCACTTCAGAGTGCTTCCCTTCAATTACAAATTCCTTCGAGCACATTTCATTAACTACCTTCGAGAAATCATTTCCAGGAGCTAAGTTTACCGTGTTTCTGGGAAGAAATCTAGTCCACCATCTACCTTCATGGACATTGGGCTTCTTCGCAGTAACCCCGCAATTCCTGCATCCGGTGCAGGGAGGAGTGTACCTGATATCAGCTTCGCATTCCCATGTCGGACGGGAACTGAAGGAATTGACCAGGAATGCCATGTACTCCCTGAAAGGACCAGTATACCAATACTGATCCCTCAGGGACAAGATATCCCTAAAAGCTCCCCATTGAAATGATCCCACAGCATAAACCGGGCGTCGGTATTCCTCCTCTTCTGTTGATACAACCTCGATTTTCATCACATTTTTCCTGGCCACATTCCCCCGGACAATAGAAATGGCAGCTTCAGCCAATTGACGAGCCTCCTCCACCCGATTTTGCTTCTGACGCGGGAAATCTTCAGCACAGGAAGCATTTGTTCGTCCAACTGGAAGAATCCCAATAGGACAAGCTTCATTGCTGTCAATCTTCCTCATCATCCCTGTCACTACTTCTGACAGCGTTCCATCTCCTCCTGCCACAACTATGGCACTCGGAAAACTAGTCAGCTGCTCAATGTGCCTCCTGGCATGTCCTTCAGAATCCGTCTTGACGATATCTACAAGAAATCCTGCCAAATGGAGAATAGGCTCACAGTATTTCTTGAATGTTTCCTCTGCTGAGCGTCTGTTCGCCGCAGGATTCAGCAAAACTAGGACTCTCTTGGGTGGCTGGGAAACAGAAGCAGTGGCATCTCCGGAAACTGAAGCTTCCAGACAGTATTCCCTCATTAATTTATTGATCCTGTTGAAATTAACAAAGTAAGGTTATGTCAGCGGGAAAGTGGCAAGAAATCCTTGGATTTTAATCTTACTTGGCCTTGTCATTGGCATAAGAGGCTCCATATGTGACCAGGGCCGCGGCAAAAGTGGACTTTTTCCAGTGATTCCGGACTCCTTTGgcgaattttatcacaaaagaCATGTTTTCCGGAGTGAGGGAATTGTTTTGAAATGGCGATTGTTTTGGAAGAAGTCACAGATATTGCAATGAGGGAAAGTTCTACTatctaaaaaaaacaagattggAAGGACCTTTATGTCAATTTTGTCTTAGAATCTGTCGAAATTAAGCAGTAAGAAATTTCTCACAGCtaaaaatttgaacaatttaatggccttttaataagtttttttgCGAAAATTGTGCCACGATCCACGATGTTTAGAATGAGAATCCCAAAAACCAGCTgcgatttgaattttaaatcccTCATGCAAGTTTACATGCCAGCACACCGCCGCCGCTGTCGCTGTCATGCGAGTTTTCATGCCAGTTCACTGTCATGCATTTTTGCATGCCAGTCGTGCTATAAAGTTGTCATCGAGGGCGTTGTTTGTTTTGGTTTTCTCAATTTACAAAAATCCTGCCAGAAAATGCATTCCCAGGTGGTTTTTGGTATTCTCTTTTGCCTGGCTACATTCCATAAAGGTAACTAGACACTTTCCCTTTCCAAAAGACAAGCctattgtgcatttttctccCCGTAGCATCTGGAATCTGGTGCTATCGCTGTACTTCAGCCACTCCCGGATGTGGCCTGTATGACTTCAATTGGCGCGGGATTGGATACCTGGGGGAACAGTGCCCAGAAGATGATGACATCTGCATGAAGGTGATCGAAAAGACAGGCACTAGCGAGACTGTAATTAGGGACTGCTTCAGCTCCCTCCGGGCCTTCAGGACGGACATCCCAGCAGACAGGTATGAAGGCTGTCGACCGGCTGCCAAGGATGTCCGTCTCGGTCACTACGTTAACAACAGCATTCGGGAGCTGGATGTCCATCGAACTCACTTCGACAGTACCACCTTTTGCTTCTGCTTCCTGGATCACAGATGCAACTCCTCGCCTTCCATCAGCCTCTCACTGGCAGTCATCGCAGGGACTACAATTTTCATTCTGTGGCATTTATTGAGCTTCAATTAGGTTTACACATCTCAAGGAAAGGTCTAAAGTTCTAAACGTCCGACTAATTCCGTCCATTTTTTTAGTGTagtaataactttttttttaaaaaaattaccaatAAAAAGAATCACTGAATTAGTGCCTGAAAAAGGTGATTGAATGAAAAGGATGGAAGTTTTAATAGGCGAAGCGAAGTTCGGGATTGAATCCCAGTTTGTCCAAGTTGGGGATGCAGGCGTAGGTAATCATGGGAGGAGGTCCACACATGAGAACGATGGTTGAATCTGATGGAGGCAGGAGATGATCTCTGATCATTTCGTCATTAATAAAGCCCTTGCTGTACTTCCaatctgaaaaaattaaaaaaaaggttttataTTGAAATTGCGCAAGAAAAGTATTCCctgatcgagctcaaacttggtcGAAGTTCATCTCGGTAATCtctcataaaataaataataaaaatattagtagtattttaataaaaattgattattgCACTGTTTTAAAATCTctctctaaaaatatatatgtatatattattattagaaaattattaacaattctacaattctgaagattttttgaatttttttataatttacttttagaaatttaaacgattttatgcaaatatttttgcgGTTTTAATTGAATACTTAgcaatttttgggaaaaaatttgCTGATTTTAGTGGATCtttagcgattttttttaaatgctcgtcaagttgtcatattacgaacaatgtaaAAAAGTACATTTTTTACGGATTTTTTAGAAGGTTTTCAAacattacgaacaattttatgacaTTATATTTTGTGTAGAGTCGATTTGACCTTTAACATTGAAAATTCGGCAttatattattttgtattagaaaTGTCCCAGTGACATTTTTAGATACTTAAGAAAGCAGATcctaatatgaaaaaaaattgaaagacgCGTTTTCGGGATATTAAGAttaattattcataaattaatttgaactgtttttttttaatattgcaaGATTTGTTGAAAGTGTAACTAAatttaagataaatttatttacccTTTCATAGCCCAGCGGGCCGAAGCAGAGATACTAGCGCCTCTATCGAAAAGTTCGAAGATTACACTTGTAAACAATGACCCAACCGATACCACTATATAGGATATATAGCAAAGATATAACCCTTTTAATATTTGGATTTGGTAAACAAAATCATTAATAaggattcaacggtattttttgCATTTGAACGAAATGTCCGGTTTTCGTTTTTAATCCACATAATTCTATGATCATTCTGCATCAAGAATTCAGCAGagaatttataagaaaattcgcggattttttggaaaattcctcTGAAAATTCAATGGAACTCTCCATTATAGACACTTTCAAAACGTTTTCAAAATTACACTAacgttcaaaacattaaatacacccttcgtaaatttaaatacacctggtttggacacggaaaacgctgtaatattcagttctattgactgaaatagtttcgtATTTATatctaagaacagttttaaccCTTTCCaaaccacaacatatccagcgaatgaatttcagtaaaactcactttattgtaagtcttagtggtaaaatatgatacttttacagagaaagaattttttcctcctctgggaaattggaaaactcaagggtactctcgtccccaaaagaacgcaaaggatacaaacttcaattttcccaaagccaatattatcgataaagtttgaacaagttttttgaaaatttaagaaaaagttgtttttcgatttttatgtaatctgtaattgttagttatcatacttattggcccagagaggtttttccttattctggtctagaaatatcaaaaaaaaagtcataatatctgcaaggaagcagaaaatcgaaaattcacgatttttgaccgaaaatatctaagctcaggagttaattaggatcctgcaaaaaatattctagatttggacatccttatagtttgtacttatcccgaagaatcggatttttatcgattctagatagtctaaaaaaaattgttgtttccatggatacccagtgtcccaaaggagacgaaagagttaaacaatatttgagaaaatatctgggctaaaaaatttataatttgaggttcattcaaaaatgagctttctggacaaaaatgcaaaagtagccccacattctaaaactgatctaatcttttaattttaatatttattgtttattagtatttataagctaaatactattagtaaatattattgagagtcagaaaaactgaaaattatgcCGAGGGAATATTCTTGGTACGGATTGTgctcggtttccggtgtgatctgttctgaaaggggtttcttctttgaatacagtagactcttcgatatccggctgactgggggacaaaatgacatttaggttttttgaatgatcaacggtttttctattttgtgcagtgtgaatttattttctgtctgacaaagaaaaagagaattttcttcatggtgtgcttatgtttcattttttatcacaattatgtattaaaaacttcgatacaatgttaataatactttaattcactctggacaaacttcatgtttagtgaaaataattttgaatatatcaaccgccagtgtttggcagctgtcacccggatatcgaagtgctggatatcgaagagtctactgtatcaaaatttggaacaaattc
Proteins encoded in this window:
- the LOC129804673 gene encoding acylglycerol kinase, mitochondrial; the protein is MSFVIKFAKGVRNHWKKSTFAAALVTYGASYANDKAKINKLMREYCLEASVSGDATASVSQPPKRVLVLLNPAANRRSAEETFKKYCEPILHLAGFLVDIVKTDSEGHARRHIEQLTSFPSAIVVAGGDGTLSEVVTGMMRKIDSNEACPIGILPVGRTNASCAEDFPRQKQNRVEEARQLAEAAISIVRGNVARKNVMKIEVVSTEEEEYRRPVYAVGSFQWGAFRDILSLRDQYWYTGPFREYMAFLVNSFSSRPTWECEADIRYTPPCTGCRNCGVTAKKPNVHEGRWWTRFLPRNTVNLAPGNDFSKVVNEMCSKEFVIEGKHSEVIIQTAPESLRMKLAELEDSAFSYILKSWKRLRGIEVDSTAGKEPIEARTVQILPGNEDNPPKDKYYAIDNEEYDVKPIKITLLPRAINMFSPEVAK
- the LOC129804686 gene encoding uncharacterized protein LOC129804686; the protein is MHSQVVFGILFCLATFHKASGIWCYRCTSATPGCGLYDFNWRGIGYLGEQCPEDDDICMKVIEKTGTSETVIRDCFSSLRAFRTDIPADRYEGCRPAAKDVRLGHYVNNSIRELDVHRTHFDSTTFCFCFLDHRCNSSPSISLSLAVIAGTTIFILWHLLSFN